In the Mycolicibacter minnesotensis genome, CATCCGCTCTTGACCCCGGCACTGGGGGCGTACGTGTTCAAGCAGAGCCGTCGGCGATTCCCCGACACCTATCGCGATGCGTCCCCGACGAGCTACATCTGCGCCGATGCCCCACCCTTTTTCGTGCTGCATGGACGAAACGATTCCTTGGTGCCCGTGGAGCAAGGCCGCGCGTTCAGCACGCGACTTCGGGAGGCCAGCAGCAATCCGGTGGTCTACGCCGAATTGCCTTTGGCGCAGCACGCTTTCGACATCTTCGGCTCGCCGCGGGCCGCGCACACCGCGGTCGCCGTGGAGCAGTTCCTCACCGAGATCTACGACCGCCACAGCCAGCACGTCATCACCAGTCGCTGAACGGCAGCCAATACCCGTCCGGAACGGCGTATCTGTGTCAGACTGCGCCCATGGAAACATCGGTCTCGAATCTGCTGCCGAATCTCTGGAAGTCGACACTGGTCTCTGGTGTCTTGGCCCTTGCCTTGGGCGTACTGGTGTTGGTCTGGCCCGGACGGACCATCCTTGCTGCCGCGGTGCTGTTCGGTGTGTACCTGGTGGTCACCGGGATCGCCCAGCTGATCTTCGCGTTCAGCTTGCCCGTCATGTCCGCCGGCGGACGGGTGCTGCTGTTTCTCAGCGGCACCGCCTCAGTGATTCTGGCGGTCCTGTGTTTCCGGCACTTCAACTCCGACGAAGAGGCCCTGGCGGTGCTGCTGTTGGCCATCTGGATCGCCGTCGGCTTCATCTTCCGTGGCGTCGCGACCACCGTCGCCGCCATCAGCGACCCGGATCTGCCGGGCCGTGGCTGGCAGATCTTCATGGGCGTCGTCAGCCTGCTTGCCGGTCTGGTGACATTGGCCTCGCCGTTCGCCTCGCTGTGGGTGCTGGCCTTGGTCGTGGGCAGCTGGCTGATCGTCAT is a window encoding:
- a CDS encoding HdeD family acid-resistance protein, which codes for MCQTAPMETSVSNLLPNLWKSTLVSGVLALALGVLVLVWPGRTILAAAVLFGVYLVVTGIAQLIFAFSLPVMSAGGRVLLFLSGTASVILAVLCFRHFNSDEEALAVLLLAIWIAVGFIFRGVATTVAAISDPDLPGRGWQIFMGVVSLLAGLVTLASPFASLWVLALVVGSWLIVIGIVEIITALKIRGASHKVAAALSAG